The Pungitius pungitius chromosome 13, fPunPun2.1, whole genome shotgun sequence genome includes the window TAGGCATGAATTCAGCTTCAAGCATGTAGCAGCACAAAATGCATGAATCAATGCCAACTGATCTGGTCCCTCCCTCAGGCTGCTCCAGCAtgttcccttcagggaaagCAAGCTGACTCACTACCTGCAGAGCTTCTTCCGTGGTCGAGGAAAGGCCTGTATGATCGTCAACATCAACCAGTGTGCCTCCATGTACGATGAGACTCTGAATGTCCTCAAGTTCTCCGCTGTGGCACAGAAGGTGcagacacatttttattttctctctttgtggtgTTTTCTATGTGTGTAATTGTTTATAATAACGTTAGctcttattatttaatatactacatattttgtttatttcccgTCTGTTTCCAGGTCGTGGTCCTGTCTACCAGGCCCCCTCCCATCGTCTTGCCCGAGAGGTCCGCCGGGGAGATATCCTTCATCATCAACAATGCGGagagaaagacgaggaggagctCCGCGATTGGCTGGGATACGAGCCTGGAAGACGTACAGGTGGGGCGCAGGCCGAGCCACCTCATCAGGCTTTTGCTTTACTTGTTTACCGTCTCTTCAATATGTTGGTGCTCTTTTTACTTGGACTATCACTTGAAATAGTTTGTCACCATTATGTTTAAATTCTTTGTccaggaggatgatgatgatgatgatgctgaggaAGAAAACAGCCTAATGGAAGTCACAATGGATCAGACAGCcattgaagaagaagctgatgaCAAAAACCAGGTCGGTCGAATAAACAAATGTTCGATCCCGAATCCATCTGAACTGTTGGAATTAGAATTATTATCCCGGTAATTTTCTCTGAATCACAAGGCCTTGTTGTCTGAGCAatgaacatttgttttcatctaATTGCTAGAGGCAGGATGCTCTGTGCAATGCTGTCGACACAATcttgctgtgttgtttttgttgcctGTTCCTTTTGACAGATAGGTGTAGCgtcttcattttaaacaaatgggATATATTTCTTAAAGTATTCAGtggtaaaatatgtatttttttgaaCATGAGCGACATCCTCAGTTTTGACAGTGTTTTTTGTCCCGTCCCTCAGAGGTATTTGGCACTTTTGAAACAGCTGCAGATGCAGCTGAAGAAGGAGCGAGCAGAGAGTCTGCTCATGGAGGCGCGACTCAGAGAGGAAATCAGCAGGGAGTTCTCAGAGATCTTCTCCGAGATGCAGATTGACTATAAGTGAGACTCGCACATACGATGCTACCAGGGCAGCTTGGGGTTTTAAAATGAGTTCATACAAATGTGTGTGGTTTTAGTGACCGTCTGGCGAGGGAGAGCGACATCTTAGAGGagcgagcagagaggaggatggagatcTTCAAGGGCCTGGTGGGGAAAATGGCCAAAGCTGGACCCAGTCTAGAGGCCCAGGTCATGGTAACAACATCCCTCTCCTTGGATCTCACTTCACGTATTGTGTGTTGTATTTACTCGTTGGTTGAGTGAATGCTAAAAATAATCTAATGTTTGAAACACGAATGAAGACAAGACAATTATGTGGATTATCTGCATTTGATGCCGATCATACATCTTTGTGACAAGATTTATTATTCTATACTCACTTGTCGTACTCTCATTATTTGTATCATAATATTGTTCAGCAATTTAttcgattaaaaaaaagaaaagtatttgcGTTCTCAAGCAAGTATAATTTTAGGTATGTGTGGTCAAGCCGTCCCATGGCACCACATCTGGATGTCCTAACTGGAGATCACTAATATCCCTGACTGATTCGTTCAATTCTTCCTTCTTGCCTCAGGACGCATCTCTGGACTCCCACTCGCCTGAAATGGAAGGCACAAACAATGCAGCTGAGCCTGCTCGTTCCTGTCTGGGTTCAGTCCGAGCAGAGGCTCaggaagagaggggagaaaCAGGTGAGGAGCCGGAGAGAGAGATGCTGCAACGGAGTGATCACCAGCTGAAAGTCTGAGGGCTGATGCCACAAAAACTTAAACAAATCCACCCAGTGGAGTAGGAAAAActgcttctcttctttcacATGTAGTTTGAAGGGCTTCTATTAAACctagaaaacatttaaatagcacTCCACCCATACGGTGATGCAGACACACAATCGAATGTATCCCCCATTGTGCCAATTACTGGCACAAGGAAAAAAGCCCACTCGAGCCCACTCAAGTTCCTGCTGCTTTCAAGCTGTCTTTGGACGAAAAAGAAGAACATCATGAAACAATTCCAGATGTAATTGGCATTTATGTTGGCTTATATTTGATAGCATAAGAGATGCCTTTCAGTCTAATAGCCTATTTAAAGCTTTTGCTTTTTGAGAGTCTGACGTTTGTATCGGTTTCTTGTTTTATAATATGAAAATAATTTAGTTTATCTTTTTAAACTTGATAAACGTATATTATAAACTTGTCAATTTTAAATAGACACcagaatgtttcttttttggtAAATGCCAACATTACAAAATACCAGCGATGTCACCTCTGGTCTCTTTCTAACATCCTTTTTAGTATTGTGATTAATTTATTCTTCGTCTTATTTCCTATGTGAAGCCAGTGGATTAGAGAGCGAAGAGAAAAGCAGGCTTCTCTCTCAGCTCCAGGAGAAGTCGTCCGAGATCGACCGGCTGGAGAAAAAAGTGAGAGACCTGCAGCATTTGGCAGAGCTGAACTGCACCTCGCTGCCGGAGGAGGGGAGTTCACGTGAGAAGGAGCGGCTGCAGGTAAGACACCCGGAGAAAGGAGAACACGCTGGTGGGGCCGATAAATAAATCttgatttttctatattctagttggTAATAATTACTTAATCACAAACGAGATTTCTCACAAGGGCTTTATCCACTAGTAAATACTCATTACTTCTGTCACTCAGGAGGCGATTACTGTCGAGAAGGAAAAGCGAGGCAGAGAAGACTCCAATTTGGATTACCGGACTATGGAAAGAGATGAGGCAATGGCATCCTTACAGGAAGAGATTAAAGCAAAGGAGGAGGCCCTTGCCAAACTCCGTGAGCTACAGCAGAGCAAAGAGGAGGTGCAAGCATCCCTtagagaagagaaggaaggtAACAAGAAAGCCATGGCAGCCCTCGAAGCTGAAAGGAGAGCCAAGGAGGAGTCCATGGCAGCCCATTCCGAGGAGAAACATGGCAGACTGGACATAATTGCTGCCCTTGGTCAAGAGAGGAGCAGCAAAGAGGAGGCTCAGTCTGCTCTgcaggcggagagagagaagaggcaaCAGGAGGCCGATGCTCTTCGCCACGAAGTCAGAGAGCTCGCTGCCAGACTGGATGCTTCAGAGCACCAGGTGGGCAACGCAACGATTTTTTAGCTTTCtgtaatatatgtatgtatgtatgtatgtgataCTGGAGTCCTGACCCCAGCTTTTTGAGTATTGCCTGCCATGAGGTGGTCTAGCATTTGTGTtcgtgttttgtgttttaatgaaagGATCTCTGTGCTAGTAGACTACATTACGGTATATCTTTGTGTAAATAACCACAGGTGACGAGCCACACAGAGAGAGCTGAACAAGTGTTGATCCAACTACAAACTGCTCAGGCACAACTGGACAAACGCTCCATCGAAGTCCTGGAGAAAACCTCGCAGATCCACACCCTGATCCAAGAAGTTCAAAGCCTGAAACAGGAACTGCAGACCACAGCGGCTTCGTCTGACGGTGTTAATGATCAGCTGATGGAGGAAGTGTCCCTGCTCAGGATTAATCTGGctgaggaaaaggagaaaaatgagaGCAAAGACAGAATAATACTAGAACTTAACCACCAGTTTGAGTGCCAAGAAAAAGCTTCAAAAGCATTAGTAAATGAGTTGAGTGCAAAACGCGAGGAACCAAATTTGTACTTGGAGAATTTCAAAATAGACCTAGAGGAACAAAAAGCTGAAGAACTCAAGGCCGAAGTAGAAGAAACTTATTCTTCTGGTTCTGCTACCAAAGAGGATCTGAAGAAGTCAAACTCTGATCTCCAGACTGAAATTGCATTCCTGAAGTCAAAGCTTTGCAACATGGAGGAAACTCGCGACAAAACTGAAGCTCAGCTCGCCTCGTCACAATTTGAAAGCATgctaaaagaaaacaacaaacagataGAGGAGAAGCTAGCCCAGGCAGCGAACGtgtctgcagagctgcagaaaaAGCTGCTGGAAAAAGCCGCAGAGGTAACATCTCTGCAGAAGAGGCTGGAGAAGGCACAGGAGCagcgggaggagcaggagatccAGGCGGTCCAGGAGGCTCGAcgcagggagggggagaggcgCCGGGAGCTGCTGGCTGTGGCGCACGAGGCCATTGCTCAGAAGGACTCTGAGCTGGAGAAGAAAGCCGAGGAGATCAGCAGGTACGGGCGTTTCCTTTGCAGGAGGGAAGTTGTGGTTGGATTAGATTAGATATTGATATTTATTGATGGATGTAAAGCTCCTAGCCGACTTTATTAAAGACATCGTGctacacaatcaggaatcaggaatcgtctctgctctgttgatgagcccaacTGCCAATGGGAAGAAACAGTTAGTGTTGTGGAAGGTCtgagtcctgatggacctcagcctcctgccagatggaagcgGCACAAACAGGTTCtgtctggggtgagaggggtcggctacaatctttctggcccgcttcaaggtcctggaagcgaacaagttctGGAGAGACTGCAGATTGCAGTCaatcaccttctctgcagagcggatgatgTCTTACTTTTACTTTAGCTTTTAGTCTGGCACGAAGATGAGAATATTATACTGTAATGAATTATTATAAAGTAGGAAAACGATTCTGGTCTAGTTTGGATCTATTCTGTCACTGTAAATGAATGTTCTCTGTATTACCGCGCCTGTCACCGCTCCACCGGTACATTGGGCCCAGAGAGTGCTTTAATAATCCAGCCTTCCGTCCAGCCACCGCATTAAAGAGCAATACCGTCGCCCTGGACCAATATATTCTGTCCTGTCGAGTTTAAATCATTTGTGACAGTTCCTTGTTGCCTTTTCTCGCTCTCCCAGACTAAAAGAGAACAGCAAGCAGGActctgacaaagtcaagagcctCAGCCTCGACCTCCAGAGGAAGGAGGACGATACTTCAGACCTCCGAGAGAAACTAGCCGACTACAAGAAGCAGGTGCAGCAGGTCCAGAAGGAGGTGcgcatcatttatttatgactTTAAACCAAAGAAATGTCTTCCTGACAAGGTCAGTACGTAATTTGCCCATAGTGGACCgttttacacattttcaaataaaagtcaTGGCCTAGAGGCCGCAGCTTCTGTGTTAAGACGGTAGAGCAGAGAAAAGGGCCTCTGCAGAGGTCACACTGTGGCCTCATGCCTCGCACACACTGATGCAACATCTAGATTCTACAATGTTAACGGATTGTCTGCAGGAGTCGTGATGAAGCGAAACCTGACACATGGCATCCAGAATAGCTGAGCCCACTGATACCAGTACTTCATATGCATCATTAACATACGTATTTACATGAGTGTACAATATGAACATGTTCACCCTTGAGTAGAGTCAGTGatcaagaaaaatgtaattaaggGATATGAGAAAACTTTGGATCACTGGGTTCTAATTGGTCTTGATATTAACAGCAGAGAGCTTACATTGCTTTTTTCAGTGatagcattgtttttttttttactaaagatATCTGccatgagagaagaagaaaagcttttGAAGCAAAAGCTGGCTGACCTGGAGAAAGCCAAAAGGCAGCTTCAGTCTGACGTCGCCAATAGAGACAGAACCATCCAGCTACTCAAAGTGGTAAGATTATCTATCAAATCCAAAAGTTATGAGTCGATAAATCCTACATTTTATTGATGTTCCAGCTTTGTGTGTTCCTCAATTCATCTCTTTCCCTCCTGCAGGAGCAATCATCTGACACCAAGTCTGACCAGGTGCGCTACCAGAAGGCCTGTAAAGGTAAACAACAGGAAAAACATTATGTGGCTTTTTAAAATCATAACATGAATataatatgaatgaaatgaacactTAATATAATAGTAATTTGATTACAAATACTCTTAAATGGCTGTTAATGTCCACTTCTAAAGGTCTTTTAGCCTTTTTTAGCTTTAGCCTATGGATGGGTAGTAAGAGATCCACACTCTATAGTGTGCTGTTTGGTGTTGATTATGGCGTTCTGCGTGTAAACCTGtaccgtttgtgtgtgtgtattttgttgcTTTGTAGACCTTGAAACCAAGGAGCTTGTAATGGAAGACATGCGTTTAGCTCTGactgagcaggaggagacgcaggaCCAGATGGAGCAGGTCTTGGAGGAGAAACTTAACCTCATCCAGGAACTGTCTAGTGGtaaggatttgaaaaaaaaggatcatcAAAAGAAAACTGACCTAGagaaaaaaattattattaaatatattattgtttTCAAAGGGGTTTGGCCCAAGGACAGCTTAGTCTAATCCTCTTGTGCTTGAAAGCTGCAGAGAAACCAACATGTTCATAAAAGACATTTAATGAAACTTGCCACCGAGACTCCTAgtaaatgtgtttcttcagtaataacacatttaaatagGATACAGAAGGCAGTTCAGTAAGTCCTTCTGAGCTGAAGAAATGAGGCTGTTGAGTGTGAAGCAAAACACACGGAGCTAAGATGCAAACAAGGGAGCAGAAGCAATACAAAAACAGAACGTGTGTAGTCACAGGCTCATGAACAAAGACTCTCCATCCTCACGCACGTTGACAGTTTCTGAATTGGAGTTTGGCACTAAACAATAGCCTCACAATGCACACATTTTAGGTGAAACAATGCATCTATAAAAACTTGAAATCGCGAGAtttggaataaaaaagaaaatggagtAAATAATGAAAGTCATAGAAATGTATCACTGGCTGAAATTAATAATGAGAGTGCTAAGCTCATCTGATTGCAAtgcaattattcattttaattgattttctggTTTTAACCGTTCCAGAGGTGGAGAAATTGAAAGGGATTCTACTGCAGCAGGACCGACGCGGAAACGCCACACACTTTGAGGTAGATACGCCATCAGATGCCCTCAAACTTGCCAAACAAGAAACCGCCCAGGTGCAGGAAAGCTTGAAGGTAATGAAAGGAAGTTATTTTCAAATGTCGATTTTGGTCGGTTTCCGAATAACCCACAATGACCCTTTTGCGTGCAGCTGTGCGCAGAGAAACACCAGGCCGAACGCAAAAAGTGGCTGGAGGAAAAGCTGTCCCTGATTGGCCAAGCCAAAGAGGCCGAGGACAAGAGGAACCAGGAAATGAGGAAGTTTGCCGACGACAGAGAACGCTACGCTCGACAGCAGAGCCAGTTGGTAGGAAAAGCGTCATATTTGGACACGTCAAACACTGGCTGTACCATGAAGACTCGGCTACATGTTGGAACTAATTATAATCAATTTATTGACCCTAAGAAAATCCCACTGATTACAGCAGCCTTGGGggtttgaccattaatgttgaAGATCTTTTGATCTCTTCCTCACTTAAACGGAAACTCTATACAATTTGTATTTCCCCAACACTGTTGGCATGTACATCTCCCTCTTTGTCAGGAGTCCACTTCGTCCCAGCTGGCTGAGAAAGACCAGACCATGGAGaaatggaggaaggagagagacacCCTGGTGGCAGCTTTGGAGGTCCAGCTACAGAAGCTTCTCTCCGGCCAAGCAGAGAAAGACAAACTCATCCAACAGCTGCAAAAAAAGGATGAGCAGCCGCCACAAGAGGTCAGTGTGACTTCAGAACACATTCAGGGACCACATACTGAAGAGGGAAGCTGTCAGGACTGACTGATGCTGGCAACTTGTTTCCATCATCCATCAAGGCAAAACATCTGCTGCAAAACCCTTGAGGGGGTTAAACAAGAGGTGGAAGTTTACTGCAAGTTTGAACCACATCAATAATGTTTTGCCACGTTGATTGACCCTTGGATGGGATTCACGGGGGAGAGCAGACCTTACTGAAACTTCTCTCACCGACACCTTACCGTAGGAGGGAAAGGGTGGCCAGTTTGTAACATTATTCAACTAATGAAGATAAATACGACTTTGGTTCCTGTAATGTTGCACAACAGTTTCTTTAGCAAAAGAGATTCTGATAcacttttgagtttgagttcttctttttttctccctttctctcaggTGAATAGCAGGTGTTTTTGTAGGTGTATCAGCATTGGGGACTTAACACCATATCTTTGTTCCACATTCATGACATTTCAGTATTTTGCACTTCTCACTGAGCTTCTATTGGATTTGACAAAATAACCGCATTCTTTTCTGTCAGTGACCAGACAGAAATAACCCCAGAACAGGAGGTGTGAAAGGCAGCTGTAACTATTCACCAAATGAAATCGATGCCTCCCTCGgcacggctccccccccccccccccccccatcattaaTCAGGCCCCGCCCCATAAGAAAGTCTGGAATTAAACAGAGAGTGCTCTTGTCCTCCGGAGATCGACTCATGGCCCCAACAAGCTGATCTAAAATCTGATCTAAATTGAAGGAGCTTCACGCCAACGGCAACAGAGCTGTCATTTTGTCCCTGCATTTTAAGACATTTCTTGTTTCATTGCCGTTCATGGTACCCATACATCACTGTGTTTGGCTCCCGTGTCGTACTGCGTTCTGTCAACACTAAAGCGTTCAGTGTATTTAGGGAGAGATGAGAGTTGGGATCCAGAGTCGTGGTGCATTGGAAGCAGTTCTGTCATTCGTTTCTCAGAGAGCTCAATCTTGGCTGAGTTTTAATCTCACTGTGCTGTCGTGTCAATTTACTGGGGATGTTGGTCACAAATGTGACTGTTTCCATGGTTCCATGCGCGCTCAAAATGTTCAGTTGCTTTATTCATGGTTTTCACGGAACATGAACTGTCACAACGGAATCTTTATTATTGTAATTTGAGACCTCAGCTTTGTGTAGGAAAGCAatattttgatttcatttagTCTGTATGCAATATATGAAAGTGTGAGGTAATAACTAGTAGCTTGTGCTTAATATCACATATGCTGAAACACTTCTAATTACAAAAGGTATTTGTGCATCGATATTTTAGATCTGCCTTTTTATTTAGACTGTTTCAATCTAGGGGATCCTTACTAAACGTCCATAATCTCGCATTAATGTTTTAAAGCTCTGGAGAACATTTTGGCTAAAGAGCATAACCATGGAGGCCTGGTAACCGGAAACATTGTCTGTTTCATTGACTTCCTGTTACAGTGTGATGGCGGTGATGGTGGCGTCCGTGTAGCAGAGCTGCAGGCTGCTCTGTGTGAAAGGGAGGCCCAGATCCTCCGACTGAAGGAAGAGCTCGAGGCCTTCGCCGCCAAACAGGATGCAGGCGCGCAGGTCGGTCTCAAGGCAGTGCCCCTGATTACTCGCATGATTTAAAGCCCAAGGCTTGCTGGAGAGGTGGTCACCCTGAATGTATTTCTCCCGCTGTGGTTTCAGGGTGCATAGAAGTTTAAATGAGTTCGCTGAGAGAAATTCAACT containing:
- the kif20ba gene encoding kinesin-like protein KIF20B isoform X1 codes for the protein MMESCLDNKADIREHVEVDDLKRDLSSEFSPIPDVQHSSIEEREHLQVYLRIRPFSSEENTNGESQDCVTIESPDTVLLRPPRLSLSARLSADKSLPQTGQRFQFSQVFGPETMQKELFQGTVKDLVKEVLEGGNSLVFTYGVTNAGKTFTFLGPDDDAGVLPRSLQVIFNSIEEQVFTEMSVKPQRCREFTKLTREQQIEEVTYKRNFFSQFKESEKSNSSLLNSTNKTLLEGSSMLGMTVAAEDKISLPVEAHTKFSVWVSFCEIYNENIHDLLEVAPNAATRRTALRLSQDVKGNAFVRDLRWIQVNSAEEAYKVMKLGKKNQSFSSTRLNQLSSRSHSIFSIRILRIEDIGSLRVHAVSELCLCDLAGSERCAKTQNRGERLKEAGNINTSLLILGKCINALRHNQQAKLLQHVPFRESKLTHYLQSFFRGRGKACMIVNINQCASMYDETLNVLKFSAVAQKVVVLSTRPPPIVLPERSAGEISFIINNAERKTRRSSAIGWDTSLEDVQEDDDDDDAEEENSLMEVTMDQTAIEEEADDKNQRYLALLKQLQMQLKKERAESLLMEARLREEISREFSEIFSEMQIDYNDRLARESDILEERAERRMEIFKGLVGKMAKAGPSLEAQVMDASLDSHSPEMEGTNNAAEPARSCLGSVRAEAQEERGETASGLESEEKSRLLSQLQEKSSEIDRLEKKVRDLQHLAELNCTSLPEEGSSREKERLQEAITVEKEKRGREDSNLDYRTMERDEAMASLQEEIKAKEEALAKLRELQQSKEEVQASLREEKEGNKKAMAALEAERRAKEESMAAHSEEKHGRLDIIAALGQERSSKEEAQSALQAEREKRQQEADALRHEVRELAARLDASEHQVTSHTERAEQVLIQLQTAQAQLDKRSIEVLEKTSQIHTLIQEVQSLKQELQTTAASSDGVNDQLMEEVSLLRINLAEEKEKNESKDRIILELNHQFECQEKASKALVNELSAKREEPNLYLENFKIDLEEQKAEELKAEVEETYSSGSATKEDLKKSNSDLQTEIAFLKSKLCNMEETRDKTEAQLASSQFESMLKENNKQIEEKLAQAANVSAELQKKLLEKAAEVTSLQKRLEKAQEQREEQEIQAVQEARRREGERRRELLAVAHEAIAQKDSELEKKAEEISRLKENSKQDSDKVKSLSLDLQRKEDDTSDLREKLADYKKQVQQVQKEISAMREEEKLLKQKLADLEKAKRQLQSDVANRDRTIQLLKVEQSSDTKSDQVRYQKACKDLETKELVMEDMRLALTEQEETQDQMEQVLEEKLNLIQELSSEVEKLKGILLQQDRRGNATHFEVDTPSDALKLAKQETAQVQESLKLCAEKHQAERKKWLEEKLSLIGQAKEAEDKRNQEMRKFADDRERYARQQSQLESTSSQLAEKDQTMEKWRKERDTLVAALEVQLQKLLSGQAEKDKLIQQLQKKDEQPPQECDGGDGGVRVAELQAALCEREAQILRLKEELEAFAAKQDAGAQIESHVSPAAAVGKPQCETINRKSGGRRETRASGSSQGSAGFPSVLDSSEISTENGRTSRFPRPEMEISFSPLQPNRMALRRQGEESAVTIKITRSARKRKSGEMETSHIFRRSKRPTTRQEEMAAENKRNMRTKLTPHKEEIPSPAGRHDSQSSIRSKKEGTLQKIGDFLQGSPTLLGSKAKKMMSLVSGRGDAASSSSLSLRAKKNKKKLYRPEISSPMDMPSHPIISREPEEKESDHHIIKRRLRSRLVK
- the kif20ba gene encoding kinesin-like protein KIF20B isoform X2, with the protein product MMESCLDNKADIREHVEVDDLKRDLSSEFSPIPDVQHSSIEEREHLQVYLRIRPFSSEENTNGESQDCVTIESPDTVLLRPPRLSLSARLSADKSLPQTGQRFQFSQVFGPETMQKELFQGTVKDLVKEVLEGGNSLVFTYGVTNAGKTFTFLGPDDDAGVLPRSLQVIFNSIEEQVFTEMSVKPQRCREFTKLTREQQIEEVTYKRNFFSQFKESEKSNSSLLNSTNKTLLEGSSMLGMTVAAEDKISLPVEAHTKFSVWVSFCEIYNENIHDLLEVAPNAATRRTALRLSQDVKGNAFVRDLRWIQVNSAEEAYKVMKLGKKNQSFSSTRLNQLSSRSHSIFSIRILRIEDIGSLRVHAVSELCLCDLAGSERCAKTQNRGERLKEAGNINTSLLILGKCINALRHNQQAKLLQHVPFRESKLTHYLQSFFRGRGKACMIVNINQCASMYDETLNVLKFSAVAQKVVVLSTRPPPIVLPERSAGEISFIINNAERKTRRSSAIGWDTSLEDVQEDDDDDDAEEENSLMEVTMDQTAIEEEADDKNQRYLALLKQLQMQLKKERAESLLMEARLREEISREFSEIFSEMQIDYNDRLARESDILEERAERRMEIFKGLVGKMAKAGPSLEAQVMDASLDSHSPEMEGTNNAAEPARSCLGSVRAEAQEERGETGEEPEREMLQRTSGLESEEKSRLLSQLQEKSSEIDRLEKKVRDLQHLAELNCTSLPEEGSSREKERLQEAITVEKEKRGREDSNLDYRTMERDEAMASLQEEIKAKEEALAKLRELQQSKEEVQASLREEKEGNKKAMAALEAERRAKEESMAAHSEEKHGRLDIIAALGQERSSKEEAQSALQAEREKRQQEADALRHEVRELAARLDASEHQVTSHTERAEQVLIQLQTAQAQLDKRSIEVLEKTSQIHTLIQEVQSLKQELQTTAASSDGVNDQLMEEVSLLRINLAEEKEKNESKDRIILELNHQFECQEKASKALVNELSAKREEPNLYLENFKIDLEEQKAEELKAEVEETYSSGSATKEDLKKSNSDLQTEIAFLKSKLCNMEETRDKTEAQLASSQFESMLKENNKQIEEKLAQAANVSAELQKKLLEKAAEVTSLQKRLEKAQEQREEQEIQAVQEARRREGERRRELLAVAHEAIAQKDSELEKKAEEISRLKENSKQDSDKVKSLSLDLQRKEDDTSDLREKLADYKKQVQQVQKEISAMREEEKLLKQKLADLEKAKRQLQSDVANRDRTIQLLKVEQSSDTKSDQVRYQKACKDLETKELVMEDMRLALTEQEETQDQMEQVLEEKLNLIQELSSEVEKLKGILLQQDRRGNATHFEVDTPSDALKLAKQETAQVQESLKLCAEKHQAERKKWLEEKLSLIGQAKEAEDKRNQEMRKFADDRERYARQQSQLESTSSQLAEKDQTMEKWRKERDTLVAALEVQLQKLLSGQAEKDKLIQQLQKKDEQPPQECDGGDGGVRVAELQAALCEREAQILRLKEELEAFAAKQDAGAQIESHVSPAAAVGKPQCETINRKSGGRRETRASGSSQGSAGFPSVLDSSEISTENGRTSRFPRPEMEISFSPLQPNRMALRRQGEESAVTIKITRSARKRKSGEMETEEMAAENKRNMRTKLTPHKEEIPSPAGRHDSQSSIRSKKEGTLQKIGDFLQGSPTLLGSKAKKMMSLVSGRGDAASSSSLSLRAKKNKKKLYRPEISSPMDMPSHPIISREPEEKESDHHIIKRRLRSRLVK